One genomic region from Carettochelys insculpta isolate YL-2023 chromosome 4, ASM3395843v1, whole genome shotgun sequence encodes:
- the SMIM18 gene encoding small integral membrane protein 18 codes for MATFNTSHWNETMSLYQYLGFQVQKIYPFHDNWNTACFIILVIFIFTVVSLVALAFLYELLDCCCCVKNKTMKDLENESNPVRTMIESFRKRETEVV; via the coding sequence ATGGCAACCTTCAACACCAGTCACTGGAATGAAACTATGTCCCTTTACCAATACCTTGGTTTTCAAGTGCAAAAAATTTATCCTTTCCATGATAACTGGAACACTGCCTGCTTTATCATTCTGGTTATATTTATCTTTACTGTAGTTTCTCTGGTAGCACTGGCTTTCCTTTATGAATTGCTTGACTGTTGCTGctgtgtgaaaaataaaacaatgaaggACTTAGAGAATGAATCCAACCCGGTTAGAACCATGATAGAGAGCTTTAGAAAGAGAGAAACAGAAGTGGTGTAG